One segment of Thermococcus profundus DNA contains the following:
- a CDS encoding ABC transporter permease subunit, translating into MSKPPGIPWKIKAAVAIVLFYTLASIIGPYTLKGEDIKNWGNLAYWDKNPRGMPPEWYGRLKNLPPSGWMEGRYLNGSYVFTYDFHYRSAPKDIVVFINTTKSIEIELKTPLNESFLLFKGSPSLQNYVVHLGRNYLTLEKITAERCRTNMRGQSLFEKTILNAVFSKPVKECITDPEPVYGKYEIKVKAEDSPLTRIIYGGTPSLNPNETVRIFIAGKSYGYLGTDTLGRDVWVGFIGGMRETLVIALEAALISVGLGLILGTLGGISGKLGDGINLISRFLTVLPVLPLAMASVVWLGRVSLENNTYMIKINSLLVSLIIGTLLAGNVSRNIRAIVKEELRKGYAESSKALGGTLVWIIRKHVSRVLIPYSLEQLALAVPGVVAFLTLLGFFNILPGFNWSGLMSQTIVYNAEYQFLWWQVLPIGVSIGLLALAFVAIANWIEEEFIKI; encoded by the coding sequence ATGAGTAAACCTCCAGGGATCCCGTGGAAGATCAAAGCGGCGGTTGCTATAGTGCTCTTTTACACTCTGGCATCAATAATAGGCCCCTACACGCTGAAAGGGGAGGACATCAAGAACTGGGGCAACCTCGCCTACTGGGACAAAAATCCCAGAGGGATGCCGCCGGAGTGGTACGGGAGACTGAAGAACCTGCCTCCCTCCGGATGGATGGAGGGGAGGTATCTTAACGGGAGCTATGTCTTCACCTACGACTTCCACTACCGGAGCGCCCCCAAGGACATCGTCGTCTTCATAAACACCACTAAATCCATAGAGATTGAACTGAAAACTCCCCTCAACGAGTCTTTCCTCCTCTTCAAGGGATCCCCAAGCCTGCAGAACTACGTGGTACACCTCGGAAGGAACTATCTGACGCTGGAGAAGATAACAGCGGAGAGGTGCAGGACAAACATGAGGGGGCAGTCCCTCTTCGAGAAGACCATCCTGAACGCGGTTTTCTCCAAGCCGGTAAAGGAGTGCATCACAGACCCAGAGCCGGTCTATGGAAAGTACGAGATAAAAGTGAAGGCAGAGGACTCTCCCCTAACGCGGATCATCTACGGAGGTACACCCAGCCTCAATCCAAATGAAACGGTCAGGATATTCATCGCAGGGAAGAGCTATGGCTACCTCGGAACGGACACCCTTGGGAGGGACGTCTGGGTCGGCTTCATCGGAGGGATGAGGGAAACCCTGGTAATAGCACTGGAGGCCGCCCTGATCTCCGTGGGGCTGGGCCTCATCCTCGGAACGCTCGGCGGGATCTCCGGGAAGCTGGGGGACGGTATCAATCTGATCTCCCGCTTCCTGACGGTGCTGCCAGTTCTCCCCCTCGCCATGGCCTCCGTCGTGTGGCTTGGAAGGGTGAGCCTCGAAAACAACACGTACATGATAAAGATAAACTCCCTCCTCGTCTCGCTCATAATAGGAACCCTTCTGGCTGGAAACGTCTCGAGGAACATCAGGGCTATAGTCAAAGAGGAGCTCAGAAAGGGCTACGCCGAGTCCTCCAAAGCCCTGGGTGGAACACTGGTCTGGATAATCAGAAAACATGTGTCCCGGGTTCTGATACCGTACTCCCTCGAACAGCTAGCCCTCGCGGTTCCAGGGGTCGTGGCGTTCCTAACCCTCCTGGGCTTCTTCAACATTCTCCCAGGCTTCAACTGGAGCGGTCTAATGAGCCAGACCATCGTTTACAACGCTGAGTACCAGTTCCTCTGGTGGCAGGTGCTTCCCATCGGAGTTTCCATTGGCCTGCTGGCCCTTGCGTTCGTGGCCATAGCGAACTGGATCGAGGAAGAGTTTATTAAAATCTAA
- a CDS encoding ABC transporter permease subunit: protein MRLLRSIATNLALIIISLLLTAAVVAEAEEKISAMEAPKEENSTIDLPSELDNLTMAPQKKETLESRVDRYFHFVWNSFTGRRRDYALREVGFTLALLTLTMALVFVFGLYWGLRAGYRGGWSDRILSTLAPLFSGVPAWFWSLLFLWTLWWKWDIGSINYSSYIIEAKRHGGVTILTYLGALLIPVLALTLSNVVVYAFNVRNLVKRESNEDHFFADLLKGLPDRRIMKKLLRTVLPSFLTFTSYNFLNLMINAMAVEKLFDVPGIGWVLTQAVTVTYENNEFGIPTIPEFQFHGNEVFFVAFVMAFLYFINSTVLEALYLHLDPRREVHE, encoded by the coding sequence ATGAGGCTCCTGAGGAGCATAGCTACCAACCTAGCACTCATAATCATCTCACTCCTCCTCACAGCCGCCGTCGTGGCCGAGGCAGAGGAGAAGATCTCGGCGATGGAAGCTCCTAAAGAGGAGAACTCCACCATCGACCTCCCTTCGGAACTGGACAACCTTACGATGGCCCCCCAAAAGAAGGAAACCCTGGAATCCCGCGTTGATAGGTATTTCCATTTCGTCTGGAACTCGTTCACGGGCCGGAGGAGGGATTATGCCCTTAGGGAGGTGGGATTCACCCTCGCACTTCTGACACTCACAATGGCGCTGGTATTCGTATTCGGCCTATACTGGGGTCTTCGAGCCGGGTACAGAGGTGGATGGTCGGACAGAATTCTTTCAACTTTGGCCCCCCTGTTTTCAGGTGTTCCCGCCTGGTTCTGGTCGCTCCTGTTCCTGTGGACCCTCTGGTGGAAGTGGGACATAGGTTCCATAAACTACTCCAGCTACATCATAGAGGCCAAGCGGCACGGTGGAGTTACTATTCTCACGTACCTAGGTGCCCTCCTCATACCAGTGCTGGCCCTAACCCTCTCCAACGTCGTGGTCTACGCATTCAACGTCCGAAACCTCGTTAAGAGGGAATCCAACGAGGATCACTTCTTCGCGGATCTCCTCAAAGGGCTTCCGGACAGGAGGATAATGAAGAAGCTCTTGAGAACCGTCCTCCCCTCTTTTCTAACCTTCACAAGCTACAACTTCCTCAACCTCATGATAAACGCCATGGCAGTGGAGAAGCTCTTCGATGTTCCTGGTATCGGGTGGGTTCTGACTCAGGCAGTAACGGTCACGTACGAAAACAACGAGTTTGGGATTCCGACGATACCTGAATTCCAGTTCCATGGAAACGAGGTTTTCTTCGTGGCCTTTGTGATGGCCTTCCTCTACTTCATAAACTCAACGGTTCTTGAGGCCCTCTACCTCCACCTCGACCCAAGGAGGGAGGTTCATGAGTAA
- a CDS encoding radical SAM protein: MGIKMRWEDFARSMGVEPQILENREARVLKEFVMDLKFPTHCQGCQGLDLSNPNPVHHPSYELTPACNHDCIFCYSNVAVKLGKAPKPGYYGWENPYAITVSQYGEPLISPRIVEVNRMLRERFPNARLDLQTNGSLLTEELWRKLDFDLVMISLDAASREKHLKITNADTFEAVVNALRIVGGDKSVRSVVRTIFMPGINDEDIPKIAELAASLSVDEMMLQPLTIHELNVERLKRAGLDFERAESVRDFLKAAMEAKEYIDVRISGCQLAVYRTMDPLTLFSAKRVGRDVAPAVKREKTKL, translated from the coding sequence ATGGGGATAAAGATGAGGTGGGAAGACTTCGCGAGGAGCATGGGGGTCGAGCCCCAGATACTCGAGAACAGGGAGGCGAGGGTCCTTAAGGAGTTCGTGATGGATCTGAAGTTCCCAACCCACTGTCAGGGCTGTCAGGGGCTCGATCTGAGCAATCCAAACCCCGTTCATCATCCGAGCTACGAGCTGACTCCTGCCTGCAACCACGACTGCATCTTCTGCTACTCCAATGTAGCGGTAAAGCTCGGAAAGGCCCCGAAGCCGGGCTACTACGGCTGGGAAAACCCTTACGCGATAACCGTCTCCCAGTATGGGGAGCCGCTCATAAGCCCGCGCATAGTCGAGGTTAACAGGATGCTCCGCGAGAGGTTTCCGAATGCAAGGTTAGACCTCCAGACCAACGGATCCCTACTGACCGAGGAGCTGTGGAGGAAGCTCGACTTCGACCTCGTGATGATAAGCCTTGACGCCGCGAGCAGGGAGAAGCACCTGAAGATAACCAACGCCGACACGTTCGAGGCCGTTGTCAATGCTCTCCGAATAGTTGGAGGGGACAAGTCAGTCCGCTCGGTCGTGAGGACGATCTTCATGCCGGGGATAAACGACGAGGACATCCCAAAAATAGCGGAACTTGCCGCCTCCCTAAGTGTTGACGAGATGATGCTCCAGCCGCTGACTATCCACGAGCTCAACGTCGAGAGGCTGAAGAGGGCAGGGTTGGACTTTGAGAGGGCCGAGAGTGTGAGGGATTTCCTCAAGGCAGCGATGGAGGCCAAGGAGTACATCGACGTGAGGATAAGCGGCTGTCAGCTGGCAGTGTACAGAACGATGGATCCGCTGACGCTGTTCAGCGCAAAACGTGTTGGAAGGGACGTCGCGCCCGCAGTGAAGAGGGAGAAAACAAAACTTTAA
- a CDS encoding PIN domain-containing protein, whose protein sequence is MVVVDTNVVIDRIRNKEGITEAITGVTFVEFPQIARYSRFNGEVLFPTLDDFLLAHQLQERLLKRGEPRGFADLLIAAICINRGEELITRDSDFIAIAEVSNLKLILLEK, encoded by the coding sequence ATGGTTGTCGTAGATACAAACGTGGTCATTGATCGGATTAGAAATAAGGAGGGCATAACCGAGGCAATAACCGGGGTTACCTTTGTTGAATTCCCTCAGATCGCCAGGTATTCGCGCTTTAATGGGGAGGTTCTATTTCCTACCCTCGACGACTTTCTCTTGGCTCACCAACTTCAGGAGAGGCTCCTTAAAAGGGGCGAACCTCGTGGATTCGCTGATCTCTTAATCGCGGCAATCTGCATAAATCGCGGGGAAGAACTGATAACACGCGATTCTGACTTTATAGCGATAGCTGAGGTCTCAAATCTGAAGCTGATTCTCTTAGAAAAGTGA
- the taw3 gene encoding tRNA(Phe) 7-((3-amino-3-carboxypropyl)-4-demethylwyosine(37)-N(4))-methyltransferase Taw3, whose protein sequence is MFLYTENFDEQKGKAMEGLMKALEEDKVDHDIIPLLEKINALPNYFTTSSCSGRISVMEMPYFGDKVNSVWLGKWHREVSVEEVLEAVGKHRSGQLWFLVRSPILHVGARTLEDAVKLLNLAIDLGFKYSNIKSVSHKKLVVEIRSTERMDVPLGENGVLWVDEAYIERIVKIANAQVRRFKGKLKRLEEEIKRLSEL, encoded by the coding sequence ATGTTCCTCTACACTGAAAACTTCGACGAACAGAAGGGGAAGGCGATGGAGGGCCTGATGAAGGCGCTCGAAGAGGACAAGGTCGATCATGACATAATCCCGCTCCTGGAGAAGATAAACGCACTTCCCAACTACTTCACGACCTCCTCCTGCTCGGGAAGGATTTCAGTTATGGAGATGCCGTACTTCGGGGACAAGGTGAACTCCGTCTGGCTCGGCAAGTGGCACAGGGAAGTGAGCGTTGAGGAAGTCCTTGAGGCCGTTGGAAAGCATCGCTCTGGCCAGCTCTGGTTTTTGGTCAGAAGTCCGATCCTCCACGTTGGAGCTAGAACTCTCGAAGATGCCGTGAAGCTGTTAAACCTCGCGATAGACCTCGGCTTCAAGTACTCCAACATAAAGAGCGTGAGCCACAAGAAGCTGGTAGTTGAGATACGCTCAACTGAGAGGATGGACGTTCCGCTTGGGGAGAACGGAGTTCTCTGGGTCGATGAGGCCTACATTGAGAGAATCGTTAAAATCGCGAACGCACAGGTCAGAAGGTTTAAGGGAAAGCTGAAGAGGCTTGAAGAGGAGATTAAAAGGCTATCAGAACTTTAA
- a CDS encoding type II toxin-antitoxin system VapC family toxin has protein sequence MIVVDANVLIDALFERNPERRNLAIEFFRTIEGKPVYVPRIFIVEVLSIARRLGIKIDYQILLSLIEEFNVKSEGELFNLAVYVAENIHPRAVDAYYIATAILTGSVLVSNDRVMIKNSRRAGITAFYLLEEFEELKQFLKF, from the coding sequence ATGATAGTGGTTGATGCGAACGTTTTGATAGATGCACTTTTCGAGAGAAATCCAGAGCGTCGAAATCTAGCGATTGAGTTCTTTAGAACCATCGAAGGAAAACCCGTTTACGTTCCAAGGATTTTCATAGTGGAGGTTCTCTCCATAGCAAGACGACTCGGCATTAAAATTGATTACCAAATCCTGCTCTCACTCATAGAAGAGTTTAACGTCAAGAGCGAAGGTGAACTGTTTAATCTAGCAGTTTATGTTGCGGAGAACATCCACCCTAGGGCTGTTGATGCCTACTATATAGCAACTGCCATACTTACCGGCAGCGTTCTTGTTTCAAACGATAGAGTTATGATCAAAAACAGTAGAAGGGCCGGTATAACTGCCTTTTATCTGCTTGAAGAGTTTGAAGAACTGAAACAATTTTTAAAGTTCTGA
- a CDS encoding antitoxin family protein — MMEEIEAVYENGVFKPLKKPHLKDKEKVVIVVKEKVLTKNFIQRLEELGKTLPKFQNPSKLLEEDRR, encoded by the coding sequence ATGATGGAGGAGATAGAGGCAGTTTACGAGAACGGTGTTTTTAAACCCCTCAAAAAGCCCCACCTCAAGGACAAAGAGAAGGTTGTCATAGTCGTTAAAGAGAAAGTCCTCACAAAGAACTTCATTCAGAGGCTTGAAGAGCTCGGCAAAACCCTTCCAAAATTCCAAAACCCCTCAAAGCTCCTTGAGGAGGACAGAAGATGA